The following proteins come from a genomic window of Pelagicoccus albus:
- a CDS encoding ABC transporter substrate-binding protein, translated as MFTNTKYFRQIFNAKVVSSLGLASSLVFLVGCGNDESTEAGDESALTPVSIQTDWYAQPEHGGFYQAKVAGIYEEAGLDVTISQGGPNSNAVMKVARGQMDFGIGRLDDIALRIEKGLDIVIVSALMQHDPQALLLHADNPISKIAELDDQRIMITPGSVMVQMMEKKYDLSIRIQPLDFGIGRFLSDPGYIQQCFVTSEPYFARKNGVESKVILISDLGFDPYRVIFANRTMVEEKPDVVAAFVAATIEGWSDYVDEATDRSAANAMISTENKIMDDPELLAFCVQSMRDYNLIHGIEEEGDANGLLRKARIQEAIDLMVELDILETITQAEDVYTTEFLPENLQSMLSDEEKVPFQP; from the coding sequence ATGTTTACGAATACGAAATATTTCCGACAGATCTTTAATGCTAAAGTAGTTTCCAGCCTAGGACTCGCGTCTTCGCTAGTTTTCCTAGTCGGCTGCGGTAACGATGAATCAACGGAGGCTGGTGACGAAAGCGCGTTGACCCCGGTTAGCATCCAAACCGACTGGTATGCCCAGCCCGAGCACGGTGGATTCTACCAGGCGAAGGTTGCCGGCATCTACGAGGAGGCAGGGCTGGATGTGACGATTTCCCAAGGTGGGCCCAATTCCAACGCGGTTATGAAAGTGGCCCGCGGTCAGATGGATTTCGGGATCGGTCGCTTGGACGACATCGCTCTCAGGATCGAAAAGGGCTTAGATATCGTGATCGTCTCCGCTCTCATGCAGCACGACCCGCAAGCACTGTTGCTCCATGCAGACAACCCGATTTCTAAAATCGCAGAACTCGACGATCAACGAATCATGATTACTCCGGGCTCTGTCATGGTACAGATGATGGAGAAAAAGTACGACCTCTCCATCCGTATCCAGCCCTTGGATTTCGGGATAGGGCGCTTCCTTTCCGATCCCGGCTACATCCAGCAATGTTTCGTGACAAGCGAACCCTATTTTGCCCGGAAGAACGGAGTCGAATCCAAGGTCATCCTTATTTCCGATTTGGGATTCGATCCTTACCGAGTGATTTTTGCCAATCGAACTATGGTTGAGGAAAAGCCTGATGTGGTGGCCGCCTTTGTTGCCGCTACCATAGAAGGTTGGTCTGACTATGTCGACGAAGCGACCGATAGAAGCGCCGCAAACGCGATGATCTCTACCGAGAACAAGATCATGGATGATCCCGAGCTGCTCGCCTTTTGCGTGCAGTCCATGAGGGATTACAACTTGATTCACGGAATAGAAGAAGAGGGAGACGCGAACGGTTTGCTTCGCAAAGCGCGTATCCAAGAAGCCATAGACTTGATGGTGGAGCTAGACATACTCGAAACCATCACCCAGGCGGAAGACGTCTATACCACGGAGTTCCTGCCTGAGAACCTGCAGTCCATGCTGTCCGACGAAGAGAAAGTTCCGTTTCAGCCTTAG